One window from the genome of Thermodesulfobacteriota bacterium encodes:
- a CDS encoding RND transporter, giving the protein MKLITNSRNIISALIISAVILSGCMVGPNFEEPGFEDLPDQFRFAGQYDGQEVNLIWWELFNDPVLVSLVNTALEQNKDLLIAISRIEEA; this is encoded by the coding sequence ATGAAGTTAATAACAAATTCTAGAAATATTATTTCCGCGCTGATTATTTCAGCCGTTATTTTAAGCGGCTGTATGGTTGGACCCAATTTTGAAGAACCAGGGTTTGAGGATTTGCCCGATCAGTTCAGATTCGCGGGGCAATATGACGGGCAGGAAGTAAATCTGATTTGGTGGGAACTCTTCAATGATCCAGTACTAGTATCGCTCGTGAACACAGCTCTAGAGCAGAACAAAGACCTTCTAATTGCCATTAGCCGAATAGAAGAGGC